From Actinomycetota bacterium, one genomic window encodes:
- a CDS encoding ISAs1 family transposase — protein MPADPSSLVPAALAQLAHAEPLQDADPPHLLACLATVSNPRAARGRRHPLVAILGLAAAAMLAGARSIAAIAEWAADAPQEVRAALGTRRDGPDHCSVPAEATIRRTLMRLDADVLASAIGAWLADRDRHRSPRGRRAVAVDGKTLRGARPPGGDGRPVHLLACMDHASRAVLAQRQVGGAPEEVPAFAPLLAGLDLAGTVVTVDALQTHPEAAEFLVTVKRAHYLFTVKANQPTLLARCAGLPWHRVPVADRTRDRGHGRLEVRTLKAVTVGHFGFPHVAQVIQVTRRTCDLHASTRPWQTVTVYAITGLPFELARPARLADLLRAHWAIEALHHIRDVTFCEEASQVRTTRHGGLAQPHDRGAQPGGAGQPGCRLRRHARDPRRPLATLGISLG, from the coding sequence GTGCCTGCCGACCCATCATCCCTGGTCCCAGCCGCCCTGGCCCAACTCGCCCACGCCGAGCCCCTCCAGGACGCCGACCCTCCACACCTGCTTGCCTGCCTAGCCACCGTCTCTAACCCGCGAGCTGCCCGTGGCCGCCGCCACCCATTGGTGGCCATCCTGGGCTTGGCGGCCGCCGCGATGCTGGCCGGGGCGCGGTCGATCGCCGCGATCGCCGAATGGGCCGCCGACGCACCCCAGGAGGTCCGGGCCGCGCTCGGCACCCGCCGCGATGGCCCCGACCACTGCAGCGTCCCAGCCGAGGCCACCATCCGCCGGACGCTCATGCGCCTGGACGCCGACGTCTTAGCCAGCGCCATCGGCGCGTGGCTGGCCGACCGGGACCGTCACAGGTCCCCACGCGGCCGGCGGGCCGTCGCTGTCGACGGCAAGACGCTGCGCGGTGCCCGCCCCCCAGGCGGCGACGGCCGCCCGGTACACCTGCTGGCCTGTATGGACCACGCCAGCCGCGCGGTGCTGGCCCAACGCCAGGTCGGCGGCGCGCCCGAGGAGGTCCCCGCCTTCGCGCCGCTGCTGGCCGGACTCGACCTCGCCGGCACGGTGGTTACCGTCGACGCACTCCAGACCCACCCCGAGGCCGCCGAGTTCCTGGTGACCGTCAAGCGGGCCCACTACCTGTTCACGGTCAAGGCCAATCAGCCCACCCTGCTGGCGCGCTGCGCCGGCCTGCCGTGGCACCGTGTGCCCGTGGCGGACCGCACCCGCGACCGCGGCCACGGCCGCCTGGAGGTGCGTACCCTCAAGGCCGTCACTGTCGGCCACTTCGGCTTTCCCCACGTCGCCCAGGTCATCCAGGTCACCCGCAGGACCTGCGACCTGCACGCCTCGACGCGGCCGTGGCAGACCGTGACCGTCTATGCGATCACCGGCCTCCCGTTCGAGTTGGCCCGCCCTGCCCGGCTTGCTGACCTGCTGCGCGCGCACTGGGCCATCGAGGCGCTGCACCACATCCGCGACGTCACCTTCTGTGAGGAGGCCTCCCAGGTCCGCACCACACGTCATGGCGGTCTTGCGCAACCTCACGATCGGGGTGCTCAGCCGGGCGGGGCCGGTCAACCTGGCTGCCGCCTGCGCCGCCACGCCCGCGACCCACGCCGACCCCTCGCCACCCTCGGGATCAGCCTCGGATGA
- a CDS encoding H-type lectin domain-containing protein → MESQLMVLMGYVSGNHGQPDWTLDDPQVGQRTVIRSVTFPKPFPQVPGVLVNLRGLDAAAGKNLRVRVYAADITPTAFNVKFETWADSIIYEVRASWIAITMPVML, encoded by the coding sequence ATGGAATCCCAGCTAATGGTCCTCATGGGATACGTGAGTGGAAACCATGGGCAGCCTGATTGGACGCTCGACGATCCTCAGGTGGGGCAAAGAACGGTTATCCGGTCGGTGACATTCCCGAAGCCATTTCCGCAGGTGCCGGGCGTACTCGTAAATCTCAGAGGTCTCGACGCCGCTGCAGGCAAGAACCTGCGGGTTCGCGTGTATGCCGCCGATATCACCCCGACGGCCTTCAACGTGAAGTTCGAAACATGGGCCGATTCCATAATATATGAGGTCAGGGCTTCATGGATCGCCATCACAATGCCCGTTATGCTTTAG
- a CDS encoding IS3 family transposase (programmed frameshift) gives MKRRRHTPEQIIRKLREADRLLADGHDVPEVAKHLEISEATYHRWRAQYGGLKADDVKRLKELEGENARLKRLLAEAELEKDALRELAKGTLLSPARRRRAVDHLQRVLGLSERLACRIAGQHRSTQRHQPTEPDRDQVLRAELRRLSRAHPRWGYRRVHAQLREAGWQVNRKAIQRRWREEGLRVPARHRKRQRLGTSTCPADRLVAEHPDHVWALDYQFDQTTDGRILKLLNVVDEHTREALTITVDRRIDADATVAALDQLLAQRDAPRFLRCDNGPELTANALRDWCRFTGAGTSYIEPGSPWQNPYVESFGGRLRDELLAVEAFTSLLEAQVLVEDWRIEYNTVRPHSALGYLTPTDYAKAWSTNHPELS, from the exons ATGAAGCGACGCCGCCACACCCCCGAGCAGATCATCCGCAAGCTGCGGGAGGCCGACCGGCTGCTCGCCGACGGCCATGACGTGCCCGAGGTCGCCAAGCACCTGGAGATCTCGGAGGCGACCTATCACCGTTGGCGGGCCCAGTACGGCGGGCTGAAGGCCGACGACGTCAAGCGCCTCAAGGAGCTGGAGGGTGAGAACGCCCGGCTCAAGCGGCTGTTGGCCGAGGCCGAGCTGGAGAAGGACGCCCTGCGGGAGCTGGCCAAGGGAAC ACTTCTGAGCCCGGCACGCCGCCGCCGCGCCGTGGACCACCTGCAGCGCGTGCTGGGCCTCTCTGAGCGGCTGGCCTGCCGGATCGCCGGCCAGCACCGCTCCACCCAACGCCACCAGCCGACCGAGCCCGACCGGGACCAAGTGCTCCGTGCCGAGCTGCGCCGGCTCAGCCGAGCCCATCCCCGCTGGGGCTACCGGCGCGTCCACGCCCAGCTGCGCGAGGCCGGCTGGCAGGTGAACCGCAAGGCGATCCAGCGGCGGTGGCGCGAGGAAGGCCTACGGGTGCCAGCCCGCCACCGCAAGCGCCAGCGGCTGGGGACCTCCACCTGCCCGGCGGACCGGCTGGTGGCCGAGCACCCCGATCACGTGTGGGCGCTGGACTACCAGTTCGACCAGACCACCGACGGAAGGATCCTGAAGCTGCTCAACGTCGTGGACGAGCACACCCGCGAAGCCCTGACCATCACCGTCGACCGGCGCATCGATGCCGACGCCACCGTGGCTGCCTTGGACCAGCTCCTCGCCCAGCGTGATGCGCCACGGTTCCTCCGCTGCGACAACGGCCCGGAGCTCACTGCCAACGCGCTGCGCGACTGGTGCCGCTTCACCGGCGCCGGGACCAGCTACATCGAGCCTGGGTCGCCCTGGCAGAACCCGTACGTGGAGAGCTTCGGCGGGCGGCTGCGCGACGAGCTGCTGGCCGTCGAGGCCTTCACCAGCCTGCTCGAGGCCCAGGTGTTGGTCGAGGACTGGCGGATCGAGTACAACACCGTCCGGCCCCACAGCGCCCTTGGCTACCTGACCCCGACCGACTACGCCAAGGCCTGGTCCACCAACCACCCTGAACTCTCATAG